In Pseudomonas sp. FP1742, the DNA window CTGGGGCATGCGCGACGCCGACAAGTCGCTGGTGGGCACCGTCAACGGCGGCACCGGCCAGTCTTCGACCGGTGATGACGGACGCCTGAACTTCAAGAAAGGCGAGACCTTCTCCAAGATCTTCAAGGGCATCCACGACCTCGAATTGAAGTACGGCGACACCGGTGTATTCGTCCGTGGCAAGTACTGGTACGACTTCGAGTTGAAGGACGAAGACCGCGAGTTCAAGCAGATCAGCGACAGCGGCCGCAAGGAAGGCGCCAAGTCTTCGGGCGCACAGATTCTCGATGCGTTCGTCTACCACAACTATTCCATTGCCGATCTGCCGGGCACCGTGCGTGCCGGCAAGCAAGTGGTCAGTTGGGGTGAAAGTACCTTCATCGGCAACTCGATCAACAGCATCAACCCGGTCGACGTCTCTGCGTTCCGGCGTCCCGGCGCGGAGATCAAGGAAGGCCTGATACCGGTGAATATGCTGTTCGCCTCCCAGGGCCTGACCGATCAACTCACGGTGGAAGGGTTCTACCAACTGGAGTGGGACCAGACTGTCCTCGACAACTGCGGCACCTTCTTCGGCGTCGATGTGGCAGCGGATGGTTGCAACACCGGTTACACCGTCGGCAGCCCGGCGATTGCCCCGTTGGCACCGCTGGCGTCGGCCTTTGGGCAACCTATCCAGGTCACCCGTGAGGGTGTGATCGTGCCCCGTGGCGGCGACCGCGATGCCCGGGATTCGGGGCAGTGGGGCGCAGCCTTGCGCTGGCTCGGTGACGACACTGAATACGGCCTCTACTTCATGAACTATCACAGTCGCACACCGACCGTCGGCACCACCACCGCCGGGCTGTCCACATTGGCCAGACTGCCGGGTATGGTCAGCGCCGCCAACCGTCTGGCCCCGGGCAGCGGTGCGGGCCTGGCGCAAAGCGTGATGCTCGGGCGTGGTCAGTATTACCTCGAATACCCGGAAGACATTCGTCTGTACGGCGCAAGCTTCTCCACCACCTTGCCCACCGGCACTGCCTGGACCGGCGAAATCAGCTACCGGCCCAACGCGCCCGTGCAGGTCAACACCAACGACCTGACCCTGGCATTGCTCAACCCGATCGCCGGCGGCGCGGCTTCGCCCGTCGCGACCCGGCCAGGTGCCGACAACACCGGTTACCGCCGCAAGGAAATCACCCAGGTGCAAAGCACCCTGACGCACTTTTTCGATCAAGTGCTGGGCGCCCAACGCCTGACCCTGGTCGGTGAAGCGGCGGTGGTACGGGTCGGTGGTCTGGAGTCGCGGAGCAAACTGCGTTACGGCCGTGATTCGGTCTACGGCCAGTACGGCTTCGGTGGCGATACCGACGGCTTCGTTACCTCCACCTCCTGGGGCTACCGCGCCCGGGCGATCCTCGATTACGCCAACGTGATCGGCGGGATCAACCTCAAGCCCAATCTGTCCTGGTCCCATGACGTCGCCGGCTACGGTCCCAACGGGCTGTTCAACGAAGGCGCCAAGGCCATCAGCGTCGGCGTCGATGCCGACTACCGCAACACCTACACCGCGAGCTTGAGTTACACCGACTTTTTCGGCGGGGATTACAACACCCTGACCGACCGCGACTTCGTGGCCTTGAGCTTCGGCGTGAACTTCTGATCTGGCTGAGAAGGATGATTTAAATGCGCAAGATGATTCTGCAATGCGGCGCCCTGGCCCTGAGCCTGTTGGCCGCCAACGTGATGGCGGCGGTCTCGCCGCAAGAAGCTGAAAAGCTCGGCACCACACTCACGCCGCTGGGCGCCGAGAAGGCCGGCAACGCCGATGGCTCGATCCCGGCCTGGACCGGTGGCATCCCGAAAAACGCCGGTGCGGTCGACAGCAAAGGCTTTCTGGCCGACCCGTTCGCCAGTGAAAAACCGCTGTTCACCATCACCGCCGCGACGGTGGATAAATACAAGGACAAGCTCTCGGACGGCCAGGTGGCGATGTTCAAGCGCTACCCGGAGACCTACAAAATTCCGGTCTACCCGACCCACCGGACCGTGGCCGTGCCGCCGGAAATCTACGAGTCGGCCAAACGCAGCGCGCTGAACGTGACCAGCATCAACGACGGTAACGGCCTGGCCAACTTCACTGGCAACCGCTACTACGCGTTCCCGATTCCGAAGAATGGCGTCGAGGTGCTGTGGAACCACATCACCCGTTACCACGGCGGCAACCTGCGACGCATCATCACCCAGGTGACCCCGCAGACCAACGGCAGCTACACGCCGATCCGCTTCGAGGAAGAGATCGCCGTACCGCAACTGATGAAGGACCTGGACCCGGACAAAGCCGCCAACGTGCTGACCTTCTTCAAGCAGTCGGTGACCGCGCCGGCGCGGCTGGCGGGTAACGTATTGCTGGTGCACGAAACCCTCGACCAGGTGAAAGAGCCGCGCCTGGCGTGGATCTACAACGCCGGTCAACGCCGTGTACGTCGTGCGCCGCAAGTGGCCTACGACGGACCGGGCACCGCCGCCGACGGCCTGCGCACCTCGGACAACTTCGACATGTTCTCCGGCGCGCCGGATCGCTACGACTGGAAACTGATCGGCAAAAAGGAAATGTACATTCCCTACAACAGTTACAAACTCGACTCGCCGAGCCTCAAGTACGACGACGTGGTGAAAGCCGGGCACATCAACCAGGACCTGACCCGCTACGAGTTGCACCGGGTTTGGGAAGTGGTCGGCACGGTCAAGCCGAGTGAGCGGCATATCTACGCCAAACGCCACATGTACCTCGACGAAGACAGTTGGCAAGTGGCGCTGGTGGATCACTACGACGGTCGCGGCCAACTGTGGCGAGTGGCCGAAGGTCACGCTCAGTATTATTACGATCACCAGACCCCGGCCTACACTCTCGAAGCGCTCTACGACATCATTGCCGGCCGATACATTGCCCTGGGCATGAAGAACGAAGAGAAGCACAGTTTCGAATTCGGCTTCGAGGCCAAGGCTGCCGACTACACGCCATCGGCCCTGCGCGCCGAGGGCGTCCGGTAAGGGTTTTGATACATTGGCATCACGAAAGGCGACCTGTGGGTCGCCTTTTTTATGGGCGCCAATCAGCGCGCTGAATACCTCTCAACAAGCGGGTGGGAGAGGGTTAGGGTTGTCGGACAATTATAAAAAGGCACGCTGCAATGACCGCCATGACCCCGTGTCTGGACCGTTCTGGATTCCTGCCCCGCCTGTCTGCTCATCACTTGTCGCGGGCTCGCTTGAGCGAGCCATTACTGGCCTCCACGGCACGGGTGAAATTGCTCTGCGCCCCCGCCGGCAGTGGCAAGAGTGCGCTGCTCGCCGAGTGTCTGTTGCAGGCGCCGAATCAGTGCCGGGTGCATTGGTTGCCCTTGTCTGGCGCAGCGTCGAGCGTGGCCGATTTTCGTCATCGTCTGGCTGAGGCGCTGGAGCTGGCCTCGTCGGGCGAAACCGAACTACTCAGCTATCTGGCGCGATTGCAGACGCCAACCTGGCTGTTTCTAGATGACTACTGCCGTCTGCCGAACCCCGAGCTGGACTCGTTGCTGGATCGCATGTTGGCGATCGGCAGCCCGATGCTGACCTGGTGGCTGGGCGCTCGTCGCCGGCCACAATGCAAC includes these proteins:
- a CDS encoding DUF1329 domain-containing protein — protein: MRKMILQCGALALSLLAANVMAAVSPQEAEKLGTTLTPLGAEKAGNADGSIPAWTGGIPKNAGAVDSKGFLADPFASEKPLFTITAATVDKYKDKLSDGQVAMFKRYPETYKIPVYPTHRTVAVPPEIYESAKRSALNVTSINDGNGLANFTGNRYYAFPIPKNGVEVLWNHITRYHGGNLRRIITQVTPQTNGSYTPIRFEEEIAVPQLMKDLDPDKAANVLTFFKQSVTAPARLAGNVLLVHETLDQVKEPRLAWIYNAGQRRVRRAPQVAYDGPGTAADGLRTSDNFDMFSGAPDRYDWKLIGKKEMYIPYNSYKLDSPSLKYDDVVKAGHINQDLTRYELHRVWEVVGTVKPSERHIYAKRHMYLDEDSWQVALVDHYDGRGQLWRVAEGHAQYYYDHQTPAYTLEALYDIIAGRYIALGMKNEEKHSFEFGFEAKAADYTPSALRAEGVR
- a CDS encoding DUF1302 domain-containing protein; amino-acid sequence: MTKTTMRAIFKPQALAAAVALGCCAQAQAVSFNIGEIEGQFDSSLSVGASWGMRDADKSLVGTVNGGTGQSSTGDDGRLNFKKGETFSKIFKGIHDLELKYGDTGVFVRGKYWYDFELKDEDREFKQISDSGRKEGAKSSGAQILDAFVYHNYSIADLPGTVRAGKQVVSWGESTFIGNSINSINPVDVSAFRRPGAEIKEGLIPVNMLFASQGLTDQLTVEGFYQLEWDQTVLDNCGTFFGVDVAADGCNTGYTVGSPAIAPLAPLASAFGQPIQVTREGVIVPRGGDRDARDSGQWGAALRWLGDDTEYGLYFMNYHSRTPTVGTTTAGLSTLARLPGMVSAANRLAPGSGAGLAQSVMLGRGQYYLEYPEDIRLYGASFSTTLPTGTAWTGEISYRPNAPVQVNTNDLTLALLNPIAGGAASPVATRPGADNTGYRRKEITQVQSTLTHFFDQVLGAQRLTLVGEAAVVRVGGLESRSKLRYGRDSVYGQYGFGGDTDGFVTSTSWGYRARAILDYANVIGGINLKPNLSWSHDVAGYGPNGLFNEGAKAISVGVDADYRNTYTASLSYTDFFGGDYNTLTDRDFVALSFGVNF